Proteins encoded in a region of the Mycolicibacterium neoaurum genome:
- a CDS encoding MFS transporter, producing MADKRRGSLRNTHKYSWISLGVCWLIWVLNAYDREIILRLGPTISETFDLSADAWGALVSLIMISLAVLAIPGSSLSDRYGGGWKRARFQVPLVIGYTALSFISGFKFVSSHLISFVALRIGVNLGAGWGEPVGVSNTAEWWPKERRGFALGAHHTGYPIGSLLSGLVAAVVIGAFGPSNWSYALFLGLIIAVPLMLFWGRYSTARRIDELYEDIAAKGLTPPDRDLPTEAGSRRRGLVGACLRNRTISMTALTTLLTQIVYMGINMVLPAYLYNVVGLSLAESAGLSVVFALTGVLGQILWPSLSDVIGRRKTIVICGIWMAVSVAAFYVATSSLLVVVVQLVFGVVANAVWPIYYAAASDAAPEGAISTANGIITTAMFIGGGIAPLLMGRLITMAGGWEATGGYIVCFFTMAGCALLGVALQFFTAPSPPADRSTEADPVAARR from the coding sequence ATGGCTGACAAACGGCGCGGCTCGCTGCGCAACACCCACAAATACTCCTGGATCTCCCTCGGTGTGTGCTGGCTGATCTGGGTGCTCAATGCCTATGACCGTGAAATCATCCTGCGGCTCGGCCCGACCATCTCGGAGACCTTCGACCTCAGCGCGGACGCCTGGGGTGCGCTGGTGTCGTTGATCATGATCTCGCTTGCCGTGCTGGCGATTCCCGGGTCCAGCTTGAGTGATCGATATGGCGGCGGATGGAAGCGGGCACGATTCCAGGTGCCGCTCGTCATCGGTTACACCGCGTTGTCGTTCATCTCGGGCTTCAAATTCGTTAGCTCACATCTGATCTCGTTCGTGGCGCTGCGAATCGGTGTCAACCTGGGCGCCGGGTGGGGTGAACCGGTCGGTGTGAGCAACACCGCAGAATGGTGGCCGAAAGAGCGACGCGGGTTCGCCCTCGGCGCCCACCACACCGGTTATCCGATCGGTTCGCTGCTCAGCGGTCTGGTGGCCGCGGTGGTCATCGGCGCATTCGGCCCGTCGAACTGGTCCTACGCGCTGTTCCTCGGGCTCATCATCGCGGTCCCGCTGATGCTGTTCTGGGGTCGTTACTCCACTGCGCGACGAATCGACGAACTGTACGAGGACATCGCAGCCAAGGGGCTGACTCCCCCCGATCGTGACCTGCCGACGGAGGCCGGGAGCCGGCGGCGTGGACTGGTGGGCGCGTGCCTACGCAATCGGACGATCTCGATGACCGCCCTGACCACCTTGTTGACCCAGATCGTCTACATGGGAATCAACATGGTGCTGCCGGCCTACCTCTACAACGTGGTCGGCCTCTCACTTGCCGAATCAGCAGGCCTCAGTGTGGTCTTCGCGCTCACCGGCGTACTCGGCCAGATCCTGTGGCCCAGCCTCTCCGACGTCATCGGCCGCAGAAAGACCATCGTCATCTGTGGAATCTGGATGGCCGTGAGCGTGGCGGCCTTCTACGTGGCCACCTCGTCGCTGCTCGTGGTCGTCGTGCAACTGGTCTTCGGTGTCGTCGCCAATGCGGTGTGGCCGATCTACTATGCGGCCGCCTCCGACGCAGCACCCGAAGGCGCCATTTCCACGGCCAACGGCATCATCACCACCGCGATGTTCATCGGCGGCGGGATCGCGCCGCTGCTGATGGGCCGGTTGATCACGATGGCCGGCGGCTGGGAGGCCACCGGCGGTTACATCGTGTGTTTCTTCACCATGGCCGGTTGCGCGTTGCTCGGTGTGGCGCTGCAGTTCTTCACCGCGCCTTCGCCGCCGGCAGACAGGTCGACCGAAGCCGATCCGGTCGCTGCGCGCCGCTGA
- a CDS encoding SMP-30/gluconolactonase/LRE family protein, producing MADHTPDPVIDVVVDLKTTLGEGPLWDVEQQALYWIDSADGRIFRSTASGTGIRAWEVGQKIGSMALTRSGDGALVALQDGLWRLTFGSGELTRLVEIEADLPHNRLNDGTVDRAGRFVFGSMDTLEETGSGKLYSYHPDGTLTVLDDGITVSNGPCFSPDGTTLYFADTWTGEIWAYDYDLEHGSVANRRTFATVDTSSGGAADGATVDAEGYVWQALVYGGKIIRYAPDGSVDRVIDFPVLKPTSVMFGGPDLDVLFVTSMAKPPLPRFPGDGQLRGSLFAVRGLGVHGLPECRFGA from the coding sequence ATGGCTGACCACACCCCAGACCCCGTCATCGATGTGGTCGTTGATCTCAAGACCACCCTCGGGGAGGGTCCGCTGTGGGATGTCGAGCAGCAGGCGCTGTACTGGATCGACAGCGCCGACGGTCGAATCTTCCGCTCGACCGCGAGCGGCACGGGCATCCGCGCCTGGGAGGTCGGACAGAAGATCGGATCGATGGCGCTGACCCGGTCCGGCGACGGCGCGCTGGTCGCGTTGCAGGACGGCCTGTGGCGGCTGACCTTCGGCAGCGGTGAACTCACCCGGCTGGTCGAGATCGAGGCCGATCTTCCCCACAATCGGCTGAACGACGGAACAGTCGACCGGGCCGGTCGGTTCGTCTTCGGGTCCATGGACACCCTGGAGGAGACCGGTAGCGGCAAGCTCTACAGCTACCACCCTGACGGGACGTTGACCGTGCTGGACGACGGCATCACGGTGTCCAACGGACCGTGCTTCAGCCCGGACGGCACGACGCTCTACTTCGCCGACACCTGGACCGGTGAGATCTGGGCCTATGACTACGACCTGGAGCATGGCTCCGTGGCCAACCGCCGCACCTTCGCCACGGTGGACACCAGTTCCGGTGGAGCGGCTGACGGGGCGACCGTCGACGCCGAAGGATATGTGTGGCAGGCACTCGTCTACGGCGGCAAGATCATCCGTTACGCACCCGACGGGTCGGTCGATCGCGTCATCGACTTCCCGGTGCTCAAGCCGACGAGCGTCATGTTCGGCGGACCGGATCTGGACGTCCTTTTCGTCACCTCCATGGCCAAGCCACCGCTGCCGCGATTTCCCGGTGACGGGCAGCTCCGCGGCTCGTTGTTCGCCGTTCGCGGTCTCGGCGTGCACGGCCTGCCCGAATGCCGATTCGGCGCATGA
- the aroC gene encoding chorismate synthase, whose product MLRWTTAGESHGRALVAMVEGMVAGLAVTSEDIAAQLQRRRLGYGRGARMKFEKDQVTLLAGVRHGRTLGGPIAVEIGNTEWPKWETVMAADPVSAEQLDSDAARNAPLTRPRPGHADYAGMLKYGFDDARPVLERASARETAARVAAGTIARAFLKQALGVEVVSHVISIGASAPYDGPPPQPQDLAAIDESPVRAFDKDAEAAMITEIEAAKKDGDTLGGIVEVVVSGLPVGLGSFTSGDNRLDSQLAAAVMGIQAIKGVEIGDGFETARRRGSVAHDEIYPGPDGIVRSTNRAGGLEGGMTNGQPLRVRAAMKPISTVPRALATVDMATGDEAVAIHQRSDVCAVPAAGVVVETMVALVLARAALEKFGGDSLAETKANVDSYLGAVAERSGGLERSDAGKNSAARAG is encoded by the coding sequence GTGTTGCGATGGACTACCGCAGGTGAATCCCATGGTCGCGCCCTGGTGGCGATGGTCGAGGGGATGGTTGCCGGGCTGGCGGTGACCTCCGAGGATATCGCCGCCCAGCTGCAGCGCCGCCGCCTCGGCTACGGCCGCGGCGCCCGGATGAAGTTCGAGAAGGACCAGGTCACCCTGCTTGCCGGGGTGCGGCACGGCCGCACCCTCGGCGGGCCCATCGCCGTCGAGATCGGTAACACCGAATGGCCGAAGTGGGAGACCGTGATGGCCGCGGACCCGGTGTCGGCCGAGCAACTCGACAGCGATGCCGCACGCAACGCCCCGCTGACCCGGCCGCGCCCGGGCCACGCCGACTACGCCGGGATGCTCAAGTACGGCTTCGACGACGCTCGTCCGGTACTGGAGCGGGCCAGCGCCCGCGAAACCGCGGCGCGTGTCGCCGCGGGCACCATCGCGCGCGCCTTCCTGAAGCAGGCGCTCGGTGTCGAGGTGGTCTCGCATGTCATCTCCATCGGCGCCTCGGCGCCCTACGATGGCCCGCCGCCGCAGCCGCAGGACCTGGCGGCCATCGACGAGAGCCCGGTCCGCGCCTTCGACAAGGACGCCGAGGCCGCCATGATCACCGAGATCGAAGCCGCCAAGAAGGACGGTGACACCCTCGGCGGCATCGTCGAGGTCGTGGTCAGTGGTCTGCCCGTGGGGTTGGGTTCGTTCACCAGCGGGGACAACCGCCTCGACAGTCAGCTGGCTGCCGCGGTCATGGGCATCCAGGCGATCAAGGGTGTCGAAATCGGCGACGGTTTCGAAACCGCCCGGCGCCGGGGCAGTGTCGCTCACGACGAGATCTATCCCGGGCCCGACGGCATCGTCCGCTCCACCAACCGCGCAGGCGGTCTCGAAGGCGGCATGACGAACGGCCAGCCGTTGCGCGTGCGGGCCGCGATGAAACCGATCTCCACGGTGCCGCGCGCACTGGCCACCGTCGACATGGCCACCGGCGACGAGGCCGTTGCGATCCATCAGCGCTCCGATGTGTGCGCCGTGCCGGCCGCTGGTGTGGTCGTCGAGACCATGGTGGCGCTGGTGCTGGCGCGTGCGGCACTGGAGAAGTTCGGTGGTGACTCGCTGGCCGAGACCAAGGCCAATGTGGACAGTTACCTGGGCGCGGTCGCGGAGCGCTCCGGCGGCCTGGAGCGCAGCGACGCGGGGAAAAACTCAGCGGCGCGGGCGGGATAA
- a CDS encoding shikimate kinase yields the protein MAPKAVLVGMPGSGKSTIGRRLAKALGVPLLDTDVAIVETTGRSIADIFTDGEPAFRAIEADVVRKALAEHDGVVSLGGGAVTTPAVREALAGHTVIYLEISAAEGIRRTTGSARPLLAGEDPAEKYRALMDARVPLFREVATMRVNTNRRNPGAVVRHIVTRLQGCGPSRPRRRRRPAWRRLPTVLNPAPTTEAPPTPAALAKRAEARNE from the coding sequence ATGGCGCCCAAGGCTGTTCTGGTGGGAATGCCGGGCTCCGGCAAATCCACCATCGGACGGCGGCTGGCCAAGGCGCTGGGAGTTCCCTTGCTGGACACCGACGTTGCCATCGTCGAGACCACCGGCCGCAGTATCGCCGACATCTTCACCGACGGCGAACCCGCGTTTCGCGCCATCGAGGCCGACGTGGTGCGTAAGGCGCTGGCCGAGCACGATGGTGTGGTGTCCCTCGGTGGCGGCGCGGTGACCACCCCCGCAGTGCGCGAGGCGCTGGCCGGGCACACCGTGATCTATCTGGAAATCAGTGCTGCAGAAGGAATTCGGCGTACCACTGGAAGTGCGCGTCCGCTGCTGGCCGGCGAGGACCCCGCCGAGAAGTATCGGGCACTGATGGATGCCAGGGTGCCGCTCTTCCGCGAGGTCGCGACCATGCGGGTCAACACCAACCGGCGTAATCCCGGTGCCGTGGTGCGCCATATCGTCACCCGCCTGCAAGGCTGCGGCCCCTCCCGGCCGCGGCGCCGACGCCGCCCGGCCTGGCGGCGGCTCCCGACCGTTCTCAACCCGGCACCGACCACCGAGGCCCCGCCCACACCTGCGGCGCTGGCCAAACGAGCAGAGGCACGCAATGAGTGA
- the aroB gene encoding 3-dehydroquinate synthase, whose product MSEPVTVDVLVDRPYPVIIGTGLLEDLGRTLTGRHKVAILHQPTLAQTAEAIREHLAGLGIDAHRIEIPDAEAGKELPVVGFIWEVLGRIGIGRKDAVVSLGGGAATDVAGFAAATWLRGVDIVHVPTTLLGMVDAAVGGKTGINTDAGKNLVGAFHQPLAVLVDLATLQSLPRNEIIAGMAEIVKAGFISDPVILDLIEADPEAALDPAGTVLPELIRRAIAVKAEVVAADEKESALREILNYGHTLAHAIERRERYKWRHGAAVSVGLVFAAELGRLAGRLDDDTADRHARVLTSLGLPVSYDADALPQLLEYMAGDKKNRSGVLRFVVLDGLAKPGRLEGPDPTLLAAAYSVVGSR is encoded by the coding sequence ATGAGTGAACCCGTGACAGTGGATGTTCTTGTCGACCGGCCCTACCCGGTCATCATCGGCACCGGCCTGCTCGAGGACCTGGGCCGCACCCTGACCGGGCGGCACAAGGTCGCGATCCTGCACCAGCCGACACTGGCGCAGACCGCCGAGGCCATCCGCGAGCACCTGGCCGGTCTCGGCATCGACGCACACCGCATCGAGATCCCCGACGCCGAGGCGGGCAAGGAATTGCCGGTCGTCGGATTCATCTGGGAAGTGCTGGGCCGCATCGGAATCGGACGCAAGGACGCCGTGGTCAGCCTCGGCGGGGGTGCGGCCACCGATGTGGCAGGCTTCGCCGCAGCCACCTGGCTGCGCGGGGTCGACATCGTGCACGTGCCGACCACCCTGCTGGGCATGGTCGACGCCGCCGTCGGCGGAAAGACCGGTATCAACACCGATGCCGGTAAGAACCTGGTCGGCGCCTTCCACCAGCCCTTGGCGGTGCTCGTGGATCTCGCGACGCTGCAATCACTTCCGCGCAACGAGATCATCGCCGGCATGGCCGAGATCGTGAAGGCCGGCTTCATCTCCGACCCGGTGATCCTCGATCTCATCGAGGCGGATCCCGAGGCCGCGCTGGATCCGGCCGGGACGGTCTTGCCGGAACTGATCCGTCGTGCCATCGCTGTCAAGGCCGAGGTCGTGGCCGCTGACGAGAAAGAGTCGGCGCTGCGCGAAATTCTGAACTACGGGCACACTTTGGCGCATGCCATCGAACGGCGCGAGCGTTACAAGTGGCGCCATGGTGCCGCCGTGTCGGTGGGGCTGGTCTTCGCCGCCGAGTTGGGACGCCTTGCCGGGCGCCTCGATGATGACACCGCGGACCGGCACGCGCGGGTGCTGACATCGCTGGGTCTGCCGGTCAGCTACGACGCCGACGCGCTACCGCAGCTGCTGGAGTACATGGCCGGGGACAAGAAGAACCGTTCCGGAGTATTGCGTTTCGTCGTGCTCGACGGACTGGCCAAGCCCGGCCGCCTCGAAGGGCCGGACCCGACCCTGCTGGCGGCGGCGTACTCCGTGGTGGGTTCGCGGTAG
- a CDS encoding B-4DMT family transporter: protein MSKWLLRGLVFAAVVVVLRLIQGVLVDSFPTQAGWISPTLGLFLAIPVLLWAYADGRADARAQSDPDRRQDLAMVWLVAGLIAGLLGDLVCWFIGLFYPALYTGGLLSELTSFAAFTALLVFVAGVVAVTIGRWTIDRKAPPFVRRREGDEDRADTDVFAAVQPGPEEPAKS, encoded by the coding sequence ATGAGCAAGTGGTTGCTGCGCGGACTCGTGTTCGCCGCGGTCGTGGTGGTGCTGCGTCTGATCCAAGGAGTCCTGGTGGATTCCTTCCCGACGCAGGCCGGGTGGATCAGCCCGACGCTGGGTCTCTTCCTGGCCATTCCGGTACTGCTGTGGGCCTACGCCGACGGTCGCGCCGATGCCCGTGCGCAGAGTGACCCGGACCGTCGCCAGGATCTGGCGATGGTGTGGTTGGTTGCCGGTCTGATCGCCGGACTGCTCGGCGATCTGGTGTGCTGGTTCATCGGGTTGTTCTACCCCGCGCTCTACACCGGCGGCCTGCTCAGTGAGCTGACCTCATTCGCCGCGTTCACCGCGCTGTTGGTGTTCGTGGCGGGCGTGGTCGCAGTGACCATCGGACGTTGGACCATCGACCGCAAGGCACCGCCGTTCGTACGACGCCGTGAGGGTGACGAGGACCGCGCCGACACCGACGTGTTCGCCGCGGTTCAGCCCGGCCCCGAAGAGCCGGCCAAGAGCTAG
- a CDS encoding Xaa-Pro peptidase family protein: MTISARRDRLRQRLAAADLDAMLVTDLVNVRYLSGFTGSNAALLVFAERDTPVLATDGRYVTQAAAQAPDAEVVIERAVGPALAARAAAGVRRLGFESHVVTVDGFTSLQRAGAGVDFVRAAGMVERLREVKDVGEIAILRLACEAADAALHDLLERGGLRPGRTEKEVRRDLESLMLDHGADGISFETIVATGSNSAIPHHRPTDAVLATGDFVKIDFGALVAGYHSDMTRTFVLGSVADWQRELYELVATAQAAGRAAVAPGADLPAVDAAARQVIADAGHAEHFGHGLGHGVGLQIHEAPGISASAVGTLLAGAAVTVEPGVYLPGRGGVRIEDTLVVGSEDAPEPELLTRFPKELAVIT, from the coding sequence GTGACGATATCTGCACGCAGAGACCGGTTGCGGCAGCGGCTGGCCGCCGCCGACCTGGACGCAATGCTGGTAACGGACCTGGTCAACGTGCGTTATCTGTCCGGATTCACCGGTTCGAACGCCGCGCTCCTGGTGTTCGCTGAACGGGACACGCCGGTCTTGGCAACCGACGGACGTTATGTAACGCAGGCCGCCGCCCAGGCGCCCGATGCAGAAGTGGTCATCGAACGAGCGGTGGGGCCGGCGCTGGCCGCCCGGGCCGCCGCCGGAGTGCGCCGGCTGGGTTTCGAGAGCCATGTGGTGACCGTCGACGGTTTCACGTCGTTGCAGCGCGCCGGAGCGGGTGTCGACTTCGTGCGCGCCGCCGGGATGGTCGAGCGGCTACGCGAGGTCAAGGATGTCGGTGAGATCGCGATATTGCGCTTGGCCTGCGAGGCGGCCGACGCAGCACTGCACGACCTTCTGGAACGGGGCGGCCTGCGGCCCGGCCGGACGGAGAAAGAGGTCAGGCGGGACCTGGAGTCGCTGATGCTCGACCACGGTGCCGACGGGATCTCGTTCGAGACGATCGTCGCAACCGGATCGAATTCGGCCATCCCGCACCATCGGCCCACCGATGCGGTGCTGGCCACCGGGGATTTCGTCAAGATCGACTTCGGCGCCTTGGTGGCGGGCTATCACTCCGATATGACCCGCACCTTCGTTCTGGGCAGTGTCGCGGACTGGCAGCGAGAGCTCTATGAGTTGGTGGCGACCGCGCAGGCGGCGGGACGGGCTGCCGTGGCACCCGGGGCGGACCTGCCCGCGGTGGATGCCGCAGCGCGTCAGGTGATCGCCGATGCCGGCCACGCCGAGCACTTCGGACATGGGCTCGGACATGGGGTCGGACTGCAGATACACGAAGCGCCGGGAATCAGCGCCTCGGCCGTCGGTACACTGCTTGCTGGCGCTGCGGTCACCGTGGAGCCCGGCGTCTACCTGCCCGGCCGGGGCGGTGTCCGAATCGAGGACACCCTGGTTGTCGGCAGCGAGGACGCACCCGAACCCGAATTGCTCACCCGGTTCCCCAAGGAACTGGCTGTCATCACCTGA
- the efp gene encoding elongation factor P, which translates to MASTADFKNGLVLQIEGQLWQITEFQHVKPGKGPAFVRTKLKNILSGKVVDKTFNAGVKVETATVDRRDATYLYRDGSDFVFMDSEDYEQHPLPESLVGRLADFLLEGMAVQIAFHDGAPLYLELPVTVELVVTHTEPGLQGDRSNAGTKPATVETGAELQVPLFINTGDKLKVDSRDGSYLGRVNG; encoded by the coding sequence GTGGCATCAACCGCCGACTTCAAGAATGGTCTCGTCCTGCAGATCGAGGGACAGCTCTGGCAGATCACCGAGTTCCAGCACGTCAAGCCCGGTAAGGGGCCTGCGTTCGTGCGAACCAAGCTCAAGAACATCCTGTCGGGCAAGGTCGTCGACAAGACGTTCAACGCCGGTGTGAAGGTCGAGACGGCCACCGTCGACCGCCGCGACGCCACCTACCTGTACCGCGATGGGTCGGATTTCGTCTTCATGGATTCCGAGGACTACGAGCAGCACCCGCTGCCGGAGTCGCTGGTGGGCCGCCTCGCGGACTTCCTGCTGGAGGGCATGGCCGTCCAGATCGCGTTCCACGACGGTGCACCGCTGTACCTGGAGCTGCCGGTGACGGTGGAACTGGTCGTCACCCACACCGAGCCCGGACTGCAGGGCGACCGCTCCAACGCAGGTACCAAGCCCGCCACCGTGGAGACCGGCGCCGAGCTGCAGGTGCCGCTGTTCATCAATACCGGCGACAAGCTGAAGGTCGACTCGCGTGACGGTTCGTACCTCGGCCGGGTCAATGGCTGA
- the nusB gene encoding transcription antitermination factor NusB, translated as MVDRKGDRGRHQARKRAVDLIFEAEARGITAAEAADARNALSHTQADISPLNPYTVTVTRGVTEHAAHVDDLISSHLQGWTLDRLPAVDRAILRVAVWELLHAEDVPEPVAVDEAVELAKELSTDESPGFVNGVLGQVMLVTPQIRAAAAALRPSDGAE; from the coding sequence ATGGTTGACCGCAAGGGCGACCGCGGTCGGCACCAGGCCCGCAAACGCGCCGTCGATCTGATCTTCGAGGCGGAGGCCCGCGGTATCACCGCGGCGGAGGCTGCCGATGCGCGCAACGCGCTGTCGCACACCCAGGCCGATATCTCGCCGCTGAACCCGTACACGGTCACGGTGACGCGCGGTGTCACCGAGCACGCCGCGCATGTCGATGATCTGATCTCCTCGCATCTGCAGGGATGGACCCTCGACCGGCTGCCCGCCGTGGACCGAGCGATCCTGCGGGTCGCGGTGTGGGAGCTGTTGCACGCCGAGGACGTCCCCGAGCCGGTGGCCGTCGACGAGGCCGTCGAGCTGGCCAAGGAACTGTCCACCGATGAGTCACCGGGATTCGTCAACGGCGTGCTCGGCCAGGTCATGCTGGTGACACCGCAGATCCGGGCCGCCGCCGCCGCGCTGCGACCTTCGGACGGCGCGGAGTAG
- a CDS encoding PLP-dependent aminotransferase family protein, with product MNNDNRASEISTALLGRIAALPAGTKLPGVRALSGEYHASAATISAALAELSAMGLIRAEPGRGTFVTGRQRLAEPDYSWQTQALGPARVDADRAARLGGYGSADHIPLSWGYLAPELTPTDELYRIASRSARSSRAHAITPVAGLPELRRVISAEYRADPNDVLVVSGGQQGLVFAMRTLAEPGATVITESPSYPGAILAAQSAGLKVASVPADHEGIVVERLAEELERTRARLVYIQPSHANPTGAVLSAQRRTQILDIAATHGAFLLEDDWARHLGIDAQPPPPLFTADPHGHVVTILTLAKSASPALRLGAVIARGPAGERLRAARTADDICVAPLIQEIGHTLLTSTGWPRHLKRLRAELGVRRDALLAAIETALPQVRINAIPQGGIHLWMKLPHGVDTRELTAAAYAAGVLVGDGRHFFVNEPPGPFLRLSYGAASPAQLAEGVRTLANVIERVPGSAH from the coding sequence ATGAATAACGATAACAGAGCTTCCGAGATATCGACCGCCCTGCTCGGCCGTATCGCCGCCCTGCCCGCGGGTACGAAACTGCCGGGAGTCAGAGCCCTGTCCGGTGAGTATCACGCAAGCGCCGCTACGATTTCGGCTGCGCTGGCCGAGCTCAGTGCAATGGGTCTGATCCGCGCCGAGCCAGGCCGTGGCACCTTCGTCACCGGACGACAGCGGCTAGCCGAACCCGACTACTCCTGGCAGACACAGGCACTCGGACCGGCACGGGTCGATGCCGACCGCGCCGCCAGGTTGGGCGGATACGGGTCGGCCGATCACATCCCTTTGTCCTGGGGGTACCTCGCCCCTGAACTGACCCCGACCGACGAGCTGTATCGCATAGCCAGTCGATCGGCGAGGAGTTCCCGCGCCCACGCGATCACACCCGTTGCCGGCCTACCGGAACTTCGGCGCGTCATATCGGCCGAGTACCGTGCCGACCCGAACGACGTCCTGGTGGTGTCGGGCGGACAGCAGGGGCTCGTGTTCGCCATGCGCACCCTCGCCGAGCCCGGCGCCACGGTCATCACCGAAAGTCCCAGCTATCCCGGGGCAATTCTGGCCGCACAGAGCGCGGGGCTGAAGGTGGCATCGGTGCCCGCCGATCATGAGGGAATCGTCGTCGAGCGCCTCGCCGAGGAACTCGAGCGAACCAGGGCCCGCCTGGTCTACATACAACCCAGCCATGCCAATCCGACCGGAGCGGTGCTCAGTGCACAGCGCCGCACCCAGATTCTCGATATCGCGGCCACGCACGGAGCATTCCTTTTGGAAGACGACTGGGCCAGACATCTGGGTATCGACGCGCAGCCACCACCGCCACTGTTCACCGCCGATCCGCACGGGCACGTCGTCACAATCCTGACTCTGGCGAAATCCGCCTCTCCCGCCCTTCGGCTGGGTGCCGTCATCGCACGGGGACCCGCCGGCGAACGATTACGCGCCGCGCGCACCGCCGACGACATCTGTGTGGCACCACTCATCCAGGAGATCGGGCACACCCTATTGACATCAACCGGCTGGCCGCGCCACCTCAAGCGTCTGCGCGCCGAACTCGGGGTGCGACGCGATGCGTTGCTCGCAGCCATCGAGACCGCGCTGCCGCAGGTCCGAATCAATGCCATTCCCCAAGGGGGAATTCATCTTTGGATGAAGCTGCCGCACGGTGTCGACACCCGCGAATTGACCGCCGCCGCGTATGCCGCCGGAGTGCTCGTCGGTGACGGTCGCCATTTCTTCGTCAACGAGCCGCCCGGACCGTTTCTGCGGCTCTCCTACGGCGCCGCGAGTCCCGCCCAGCTGGCGGAGGGAGTCCGGACACTCGCCAATGTCATCGAACGCGTGCCCGGCTCCGCACACTGA